The DNA window GTGAAGTCATTTAGTATGACTTAAAAGAATTCCAGTTGACCGCCAAGTCATTAAATTTTAACAGAAACAGGGCTTGAGTGATGTTAGGAAcacaattaatacaaaatagAAGTTGAGAGAGAGAAGAAAATTGAGAGACTGTAAGTGAAAATTACCAAAGGTAGAGGTGTTCATGTAATTTAGCACTGAAAGTAGTTAGTAACACTATATGAAGCTAAAGGCAACAAGGAAAGATATTAAACTGCAACCCTAGGGGTAATCATTCGCTATGTTCCATGAAAACTGATCGGACCTTAAGTTTTAGTTCCTATTTCAGAAACCCTTTTAGAATtccaaaactctatatttataatctattcctataaaaaaatgttatattttttttgtttctgtttcAACATTTTCGTTTCAGTATTTATTACATATAAGTCCTTTGTAAATACCAACTACAGCAACTCCGTAAGAAAAACTCAAGTCATTGTCGAGACTACGAGGATGTTTGACATTGTTCTTTTGAAAGAATCAAGGCTCAGGAAGAGGATTATGGgcattgaatttaaaaaaagtgaTTTCTcagaaacaaacaaaattaattaactttaaaattttgaagACAGCTGTTAGAGAAAAACAGGTAACTAcgtatttgtttcaaaaatcagtttataaaaaaaataaaatatcatatgAATAATTCAAAAAACTCTAAAATCATTTTTCTAACACCAAACAGAAATTCCAAACACACCCTAAATCAATATCCCATGAAAACCAAAAGTAGaagatttgtttattgtattataTGAAGCCGTATACAAACCTGTTGCTCAAAAGCTAAGCAAAGCCTCTTCACCTCCTCTTCATAAAATGCCTTGTCAAGCAGCTGACTTTCACCATAAGACAATTTAGAAAAGATGGACTGGTAAGGAGGATACTTTTCCATCACAGCTCGAacctacaaaaaaaaacaaatagaatacaaataaataaacataagcaATACAACAATATAGTAAATTAAAAAGCACAATGAAGTTTAAAAGTGGGATCACATAATCCACGCAAGGGAAAAATCTACTAGCATCAAACAAGATGAAAGCCTTTAGAAAAGCAGAGAGACAGAACAAACAGGAGCATCTAGACAGCAACCCAAACTCTTCTATCTATTTCATAAATTTAGGCAGATGACAAACCTGATCTAAATCCTCACCGATAGCCAGTTCTTCATGACCATATGGATAGCTTTTTTGACATAGATACCCATTGTCAGAGGAAATTTTTCAATAATATCATAAAGATCCAAGGCaaagtaaattaatttcaaGCATAAGCAAATAACTTACAGTAGGCCAAAATTAGAGTACAATTTTCTACGATCATCCCGGGTAAGCTCAGTGCCAATGCTACATGAAATGAAACACATTGACATTAGAAGGATAAAAAATGGGGAGTTAATGTCATCAAAACTCATAAGAAAATATAACATGTGAAGTTAAACCATAATAACTCACTGGCTCTTTGTTCTCTTTCCTATTAAAGAGACTACCATAAAATTAGAATCATAAAAATACCTATTTATGGTAATATTGACAGCTCTTCTATCAGCCTCAAAGGCGAGGAGATCAGACATTATTTCAGCTGTGGCGCCACCAAGTTTCTAAATAAATATGCAAGaaacttgtaaataaaatataaaagctGCATAAACCCTACAAGGATATGAATATGGAGAAAATTCAAATCTCCCCCCAAGTTCAGGAGGTCTCACCTGACAAAACCTGTAAAAATCCTCCAGATATGCTTTGTACAGGGTATTCCTCATAATCTCAATATTCAAGTCATCCAAGTCCTAAAAATGTAGAAAATGAATAGTGAgatccaaaaataaataaacaaagaatAATAATTCAATCAAATTAGGGTGAAAATTCTACTCTCCCTGAAGGTTTATTATATTGCATCATGAATTTCTATAAATGCCAAAAATATCCCTCATTCCGTTAGGTTTGATGGTTTCATGATTATCAAATGCCCCACCCAACTTTTTCAAAATGCTTAATATGCATGCATTTCTTTACAATATGAAACAGGTGTCTCTGCCCCATCTCAACCACATTCCAACACAATATACTTCTAACTAACTACATTGGAACTTTGAAAAAAAGAACCCGGATGATTAGAAAATTCGATTTTCTTTCTTTAGAAAAGGAAACAGTATTTTCAATCAGACTTATCATTTAAAGCAGGCAATCGCAAAAAGTTGATTTGAGTTAGCCAAGATATTAAGCAAAACTCCTGTTAAacaactaaaaacaaaaaatattttccttCGGTGACAATTTCAAACTTTGAGGGCAAGGTTGAAGTCTTTAAGGGAAGGCCTAATACCAATTTCCAAAATTGCTAATGGATGATGAATAAATAAGTGAGATGATAAACAAAGAAAATGGTAAAGGAGAAAGAACAAGATTTAAGGGTAAAAGAGCAGTGTCCatcaaaaaatgaatttttcaaTATTTCACCATCAAATAAGAAAAGCTAAACTTTCTTTTAGCTTAAGTAATCAATAAGCATGGATTTTTAATGCTTTGTTTTTTTGCTTATGTTTTTTCGTGGAGGGGGGGTTAACAGTGAGTTACACAAATTATTTCACTATAATGCTGTCTGCCTGTTGCTGGGAAAAACTAGAATTTGCACTTTAATATGCAGTTATATAGATCCTAGTCTGCAAAGCGATACAAGCATCAGTAATATATACCTCTGATGTGAGGCACTCTGAGAAGTATGGAGCCAATGGTGTGTCAACAAGCACCAACCTGTACAGCTCCCGCATATTCTGAGCAACAGCTAGGGTAGCAATACTGAGGGAGAGAAACAGTTAAAGAAATTAAGGATCATAAACTAGGTCAGGAAAGGCGTAATATTCGGGGGCAAATACCTGTCAAACATGCCTAAAGGGTGACATTTTTCCAGAAGCTCCTGAGCATCCCTCTCATGCAAGGTTCCAGTGACAATCAAGACAACATTGTCGATCATGTGACCGTAACTATTAAAATCACAGAAggattaataaatcaaaataatcatGAATTCTCCATATTGGATATAACAAGGAGGAATTCGCACGGGCTTAATTAATTGCCAAAAGTACTAGACAGAACATTCAAATATTGTGTGTGAGCCTTGCATTCAAGTCTCCTATTCCTCTCAAATCCAAGCTCATCCCCCTTTACTTTTCCATCCCTACCCTCTGACCTTAACTAGcactctcattttttttcttatgaaAACTACTTTACAATAAATGCagataaaatcaattaattgatCGATCTCCTAAGAAACTAGAACATTTTAACTATTTCGCCGACagttattataaattttcaataataaaacAAGAATTAGCCAGTAAAAAAGTAGTAATCGTAGTCCGACATACGTGCAGTACTGTAAGAAGGACGATAATGGTTCAGTGGCTTCACATAACATGTGCTTGTACTCATCAGCAAGTTTAAGACTACACTTCTCCACAATTGTAGCTGTATGCAACGGAGATGGCTCTGCAATCAAATCATCACCagcttataaataaataattgacaATAATAACGCAAAATTGCAATCATAAATTCAATCAATCTTCATCAAAACAGCAATTAAAGATCTATACAGTAAATAAAAAGTCAATCACACAGAAACGGTACCGTTTTGAAGATAAGGACCGTATTCAGTAGCGGAGAGATGCATCTTGATATCATCCAGGGTTTCACATTGACAAAGATTGTTATAATCGGCCGCCGTCAATAGCCCCGATCTGTGTCCTCTGACGATCGCCTCTAAGTAACCGCCGTGAATGTTAAATGTTAACGCCTCGAAGCCGTACATTTTCTTTTGTATCAGTGCAGATCTAAGGCAAAGGAGGAAGAAGAACCAGTATAGGAGGCTCCTCTTCGAACAAAACGACACCGTATATGATGCACAGATCGAGAGGGAATGTGTGATGAAATGGAGGACAGGGAAGGACTAATTTGTATCAACCAATTTTATCTAtcaaaaaaagatgaaaaattattgcacacaaccgttgcgccaaaAAAgatttaagtagcaatttgtcccctcaacttgtacgcaatgggcaattaacacacgaattaactttgtgggcaatttagtcatgaacttgcatattatgggcaattagccccattttggcaatttgcaCCCTAAACTTGTAAGTTATTTGTCcctcaattggcaatttgccccgtCAAAGTTTAAgctattttttcaaaatggggctaattgcccataatatgcaagttcatgactaatttgcccacagaattaatttatatgttaattgcccattgcttacaagttgagggggcaaattgctacttaagtcatcaaaaaaataaagagaaaaaggCACAAATATCACCCTAACATTTAGACCACGTCTCActtagtatattattattattttaagtctAAATATGAccctaacatttttaaaaataattattaaaccGTCTTTTACTATccctttaaaaacattattatGTAATGAAATGTATTTAAATTtcacaactaaaataaattttagatatttatttttagaatgaattttaaaatttaatttttattaattttattactaAATTAACATTATAATCATTTTATTAACTTTCAATATAGAATACGGTTTAGttgtattaatttattttttatataatttttaatcctataaagtaaatttattgtatactatattatatatatttcctcaaaaaaaacattatatataaataattagaattaataAGATCAAAATCATTTGTGTTCCAATTAGTATATAAAGCTATTTATTGTTAATTCTAAtaagtttaacatttttttgaCATAAGAAATAATCTTACATTAATATCAAGCGGTTACGAGTGTAAGAATTCAAAAAGAGTATAAGTGTTCCACCTGATAGAAAACAAGACATAAATTTTTATTCGCAAATCgctttacaaaattaaaatcaaaattaaataactgTTCTACcacaataaaaatttaattcatcGTTGTTCAATAGAAGACTCACAAACTCTACGTAAAAAGAGGACAAATAATCTTTTCATATTGAAAGGACAATAAAactttcataaataaaaaataacttataaGTTTAACATGAACCACCAATTTATTAGCATAAACTACTAACTTAAATGAACATCAAACAAAAtccataatttgttttttaagttTCATAAATCAAAAAATGTAACATATACTCTGTTAGAAGGTTCCAATTAAATTCATGTCTTCCATCTTCACTTTCAATCATGAAAGTCTGATTTCATCGTTATATGCAAAAATTCTCTCAACCAAATGTTTATTGTGTTGCAAGAAATCAAGTGCTCAAATTATATCTCAATTACCCATTCTAACTTTCTAAGCTGCGATATAATTTCACTCGTTGAATATATTCGCTTGCTAGTCTTTACAATTGATTGTATAATCTCAATCATTGAAGAACTTACATCTTTTATCTCTTCGAAAATAAGATCTCACTTCTTCCTCTTTGTACTTTTGGAAGGTGCATTTGATTGCGTTAGCAAATGATGATGCATTTTATTGAGTAATTTGAGAAGTTTGAACCATTAGGAGAtgttatattaaacaaagtaGTATAATCCATTTGCTCGAGAAAAATATCATCGTTCTTTTGCGTTTCATCAATATTATCAATGGAATGAGTTTACTCTGTCTGCCACATGTGCACTTTTTCTTTTGCACTCTCCTCACCATCTCCATATACATAATCTTTTCGAATTAACTCACGAGCATCATCTAAAAACTATAGCTATTTGTCACGCACCAGCTTGTAATCTTGcttaacctaaaataaaaatacaaagatCAATGTTCAATCACTCATATAACatgttataaaatataaatgaacAAAGGAGATAATTCATACATGAATTCCACTATCAAAACAGATGCAGTAGCTTCATCTGTTTTTGCAGTATTATtccatctaattttttttttttcaaaaagctATATCGTTACATTTATTAGTTTTTAGATAGTTTTCAACCTATTATAGCTTTTATCTTGTCAATGATGCTATCTAACTTTTCAACTCTTGCTCCTCTAACTATAATGGTAAATATTTTTTCACCACTGTAAATGTCCTTTCAATTGCATTATATTATCATGCATGCCGAAGATTGGACAACTATTTTGCATTTTCAGAAAGAGAACTAAAGTACTCTTCAAATGATATCTAATacttttatatagaataataagACTAGATTTTAATTGATATCCAACAACAAGTAAAATTTCCTATATCAAGTAAAACAAATttcactaaattaaaaaaaatgtgtttAAATAACTCTTAATTTGATGAAATcacttttagaaattttaaatttatttttttttgttagagaattttctaattttcttaAATCTAATGGTGACCCTTCCCAACCAGGTAACacataaagaaattttaaattaaacctACATGTTGCTATTATGTTCATAGTAGGCATTCATTTGTTTCCTCTACATCTTGAAACatctttttttgcaattttaacacgAACATACATTTCATCaaggtctaatgtcttaaaaaaccccgaccttttagccccttttcaatcataccctgacgttgaaaatttgtcaattttaccctattttgcatttttgtgttttaattgtaccctgaaaaattaaattaacgtctttttcgtttggaaatttgtttaaaacattttccatgtctagcatatattaattgtacgtttttaaaatttatttaaatttagtaaaattaattaagaatttaagttagtgttaatatgattatgggttttagttagtttttaaaaataaaggacttatttgtacttttttgaataaaaaagaatttaatttcatgtttaaacttagttaattgaatgatttcatcatttaagttaaaaaattaacaaaagataaaaaattggggtacaattgaaaacggaaaattcaaaagtgggtaaaattgacaaattttcaacgtcggggtggaattgaaaaaaaaaataaaggtgagggttttttgagtgattaggcctttcaTCAATTGCACGTACACGATTATTTTTTGCATACACTAAACTAATTAGATCACGGATAAAGTTTATCAATATTACTATATGAAATTTCTAACGTAAGTTATAGAATACTAACTGAAAACAAAGGGTAAATTCTTTCTTTACTTCTCAATGCATTATGAAACCATCAGGTTGTATTACAACTTCATCTTTTACTAAAATCATAAACTTAAGGACATGATAAAAATGATGACTAATAGTCTTTCCACTTCGACGAAATAATTTTTTACACTACTATTACTTTTATTTCATCccaaaattcataaatatttagatatttGCTCCTCAACACAGCTATAATTATTAtctttaagtattttttttataaattgactaAAGTCCTAAATGTTTGTGATGTTATACGTATTAAACTGCAAGAAtcttcattattttttatttgctcTATCAAGTCTTTTCTAGCATAATAGTTGTCAAATTTTTGCAAATAGTCTCTTAGAAGAATTAAACAAACGCAATAATACCATCAAATATCTGACATCTgctataaaagttacaaaagtgGTTAAAGTATTTTTATCAATGTACCTCATACTTTCTAAGTAAAAAAATATGGATAAATATTGTGTCACGGCCTGATTGCCACCCCAaaccaagtcacgaccggcacTCGGAAATGAGAGTGGTTGTTTCGAAATCCGTaccaagcctaaaacctctaaaaaaatttgcaaatattattataaaatcgtACCTCGCATACGATCCGTTTTTAGAAAATACTGTTAAAACCTTTTTTGTTTAACGTAAATACCTTtctaaaattaaacatataagcgaaatatggtttcagaagtactggttagATAATCGTATTATCTCAACCCTTGATttcttctgaaaacctggcgagGTAGACACTGTAAACCAGGGACTTATATCTCGCTTTCCATAACACATAGGGAGTTTTATTCCAAACCACACGTCACTCTTttcaacaattaatatgtttaataaaataatagaaaccTTTGCGTCTCAAAACGGccgtattaaacatattaaaatatacaCCGCGGACTTGTTACACATAGCCGacgtatataaaacatattgtttttgaaaCACCAAATACatgaggccgactcggtaactataCACACAATGCCAATATGCAGCCACCAAAAAGGTATACAC is part of the Mercurialis annua linkage group LG3, ddMerAnnu1.2, whole genome shotgun sequence genome and encodes:
- the LOC126674100 gene encoding V-type proton ATPase subunit d2 produces the protein MYGFEALTFNIHGGYLEAIVRGHRSGLLTAADYNNLCQCETLDDIKMHLSATEYGPYLQNEPSPLHTATIVEKCSLKLADEYKHMLCEATEPLSSFLQYCTYGHMIDNVVLIVTGTLHERDAQELLEKCHPLGMFDSIATLAVAQNMRELYRLVLVDTPLAPYFSECLTSEDLDDLNIEIMRNTLYKAYLEDFYRFCQKLGGATAEIMSDLLAFEADRRAVNITINSIGTELTRDDRRKLYSNFGLLYPYGHEELAIGEDLDQVRAVMEKYPPYQSIFSKLSYGESQLLDKAFYEEEVKRLCLAFEQQFHFAVFFAYIRLREQEIRNLMWISECVAQNQKSRVHDNVVFIF